The Winogradskyella schleiferi genome contains the following window.
AGTAGTGTAAAGTTTGCCTTAAAATCACAAGAAGCCGGAGTCGATGCCATTGTTGCCGAGGGATTTGAAGCTGGTGGTCACAACGGAAGAGATGAAACGACGACCTTAACCTTAATACCAATGGTAAAAGAGCAACTTGATATTCCGCTGATTGCAGCAGGAGGCATTTCAACAGGACAAGCGATGTTGGCTTGTATGGTTTTAGGAGCAGATGGTGTACAAGTTGGTAGCCGGTTTGTAGCTAGTGTAGAATCATCAGCACACCAAGCTTTTAAGCAAGTTGTCGTGGATGCCAAAGAAGGTGATACGCAATTGACCTTAAAAGAATTAGCACCTGTACGACTGATTAAAAATAAGTTCTTCAATGATATCCAAGAACTATACAAGCAATCACCAACACCAGAACAACTTATTGAATTATTGGGAAGAGCCAGAGCAAAACGTGGGATGTTTGAAGGCGATTTAGATGATGGCGAATTAGAAATTGGACAGATTGCTGGATTGATTCATGATGTGAAACCAGTTGCTGAGATTGTGAAGGATATGGTTGCTGAGTTTGAGGAGGCTAAGAAAATCGTGACTTTATTGTAAACTCTGATGGAACTGTTATATGTTCTGACTGAATATAAATAAAGGATTTATAATTTTTACTAAATTAATATGGTTAAGAGCTAAGTATTTAACTAAGC
Protein-coding sequences here:
- a CDS encoding NAD(P)H-dependent flavin oxidoreductase, translated to MTNRITKLFNIKYPIIQAGMIWNSGWKLASAASNSGILGLIGAGSMYPDVLREHIQKCKAATDKPFGVNVPMLYPNIQEIMDIIVEEDVKIVFTSAGNPKTWTKWLQDKGITVVHVVSSVKFALKSQEAGVDAIVAEGFEAGGHNGRDETTTLTLIPMVKEQLDIPLIAAGGISTGQAMLACMVLGADGVQVGSRFVASVESSAHQAFKQVVVDAKEGDTQLTLKELAPVRLIKNKFFNDIQELYKQSPTPEQLIELLGRARAKRGMFEGDLDDGELEIGQIAGLIHDVKPVAEIVKDMVAEFEEAKKIVTLL